In Musa acuminata AAA Group cultivar baxijiao chromosome BXJ2-8, Cavendish_Baxijiao_AAA, whole genome shotgun sequence, one genomic interval encodes:
- the LOC135618946 gene encoding uncharacterized protein LOC135618946 isoform X1, producing MGAPVTVVMEREAGEKEEKVDVGDAEAKPDGDQKKEVDGGGKGAGAVVVAVDAAQSETRASRLQTQHPVASIQVVPRGAATPATPADAYQPTLTPSQVGLASLNSRAYTNRISLLLFVLHLLVAAAAVCFFCFKGVEGVLDFNSEKARKERHVLKFWLPPIEGASVLSIILAFAWQKAIRSWPSVMVSFILWACFFSTMAAGILLLCFSLPATDGLGVALIAFSIGAGLYACWVTRRIPFAGKVFALALRPATKFPDLNGPAYLMMGVGFLWISAWCFAVIGALNFYYPPLTILLLVLSLAWTAEVMRNVANLTVSRVIALYYLRGMQSNTQFSFQRATTINLGSACLGSLFVPSIEALRIIARGLNLLEGEDEFLFSCAHCCLRVMESIFRYGNSWAFVHIAAYGRGFVAASQSTWGLFERHKMEELVDSDITSAVCFLTGVTSGALSLIFAASWTFSSHKHYTATVSLLAFFVGYLMTRIGMALPHACVACYFVCYAENPSPRLFDDTIPARLNQIQSDSEGFVPTPRFPRRHPTT from the exons ATGGGCGCTCCTGTCACG GTGGTGATGGAGAGAGAGGCaggagaaaaggaggagaaggtcGACGTAGGAGACGCGGAAGCTAAACCAGATGGGGATCAGAAGAAAGAAGTCGACGGAGGAGGAAAAGGAGCAGGGGCTGTCGTGGTGGCGGTCGATGCAGCTCAGAGCGAGACGAGGGCCTCCAGGTTGCAGACCCAGCATCCGGTAGCCTCCATCCAGGTCGTGCCCCGTGGCGCCGCCACTCCGGCCACCCCCGCCGACGCCTACCAACCCACACTGACCCCGTCGCAG GTGGGTTTGGCGTCGCTGAATTCCAGAGCGTACACCAATAGGATatccctcctcctcttcgtcctccACCTGCTGGTGGCCGCCGCCGCCGTATGCTTCTTCTGCTTCAAGGGCGTCGAAGGAGTCCTCGATTTCAACTCGGAAAAGGCTCGGAAGGAGCGCCACGTGCTCAAGTTCTGGCTCCCGCCCATCGAGGGCGCCTCCGTCCTCAGCATCATCCTCGCCTTCGCGTGGCAGAAGGCCATCCGGTCATGGCCCTCCGTGATGGTCTCCTTCATCCTCTGGGCCTGCTTCTTCTCTACCATGGCTGCCGGCATCCTGCTCCTCTGCTTCTCCCTCCCGGCGACGGACGGTCTCGGCGTCGCCCTCATCGCCTTCTCGATTGGCGCCGGTCTGTACGCGTGCTGGGTCACCCGCCGCATCCCCTTCGCTGGAAAGGTCTTCGCCCTCGCCCTCCGGCCGGCGACCAAGTTCCCAGATCTCAATGGTCCGGCCTATCTCATGATGGGCGTAGGCTTCCTTTGGATCTCGGCTTGGTGCTTTGCAGTGATCGGAGCGCTCAACTTCTACTATCCACCGCTGACCATCCTCCTTTTGGTGCTGAGCCTTGCTTGGACAGCGGAGGTGATGCGCAATGTAGCCAATTTGACAGTGAGTCGGGTTATTGCCCTGTACTACCTCAGGGGGATGCAGTCCAATACTCAGTTCAGCTTCCAGCGAGCCACCACCATTAATCTCGGCAGCGCTTGCCTCGGGTCGCTCTTCGTGCCCTCCATCGAGGCGCTACGCATCATTGCCCGCGGCCTCAACTTGCTGGAGGGAGAGGATGAGTTCTTGTTCTCGTGTGCGCACTGCTGTCTTCGGGTCATGGAGTCCATCTTCCGCTACGGCAACAGCTGGGCGTTCGTCCAT ATAGCGGCGTACGGGAGGGGGTTCGTGGCGGCGTCGCAGAGCACATGGGGGCTGTTCGAGAGGCACAAGATGGAGGAGCTGGTGGACTCGGACATCACCAGTGCCGTGTGCTTCTTGACGGGGGTCACCAGCGGCGCCCTCTCCCTCATCTTCGCTGCTTCCTGGACCTTCTCCTCCCACAAGCACTACACGGCCACCGTCTCCCTCCTCGCCTTCTTCGTGGGATATCTCATG ACGAGGATCGGCATGGCGTTGCCGCATGCGTGCGTCGCGTGCTACTTCGTTTGCTACGCCGAGAACCCGAGCCCGAGGCTGTTCGACGACACCATCCCTGCCCGGCTCAACCAGATCCAGTCCGACAGTGAGGGGTTCGTGCCGACGCCACGGTTCCCCCGGCGTCACCCTACAACCTAA
- the LOC135618946 gene encoding uncharacterized protein LOC135618946 isoform X2, with protein MEREAGEKEEKVDVGDAEAKPDGDQKKEVDGGGKGAGAVVVAVDAAQSETRASRLQTQHPVASIQVVPRGAATPATPADAYQPTLTPSQVGLASLNSRAYTNRISLLLFVLHLLVAAAAVCFFCFKGVEGVLDFNSEKARKERHVLKFWLPPIEGASVLSIILAFAWQKAIRSWPSVMVSFILWACFFSTMAAGILLLCFSLPATDGLGVALIAFSIGAGLYACWVTRRIPFAGKVFALALRPATKFPDLNGPAYLMMGVGFLWISAWCFAVIGALNFYYPPLTILLLVLSLAWTAEVMRNVANLTVSRVIALYYLRGMQSNTQFSFQRATTINLGSACLGSLFVPSIEALRIIARGLNLLEGEDEFLFSCAHCCLRVMESIFRYGNSWAFVHIAAYGRGFVAASQSTWGLFERHKMEELVDSDITSAVCFLTGVTSGALSLIFAASWTFSSHKHYTATVSLLAFFVGYLMTRIGMALPHACVACYFVCYAENPSPRLFDDTIPARLNQIQSDSEGFVPTPRFPRRHPTT; from the exons ATGGAGAGAGAGGCaggagaaaaggaggagaaggtcGACGTAGGAGACGCGGAAGCTAAACCAGATGGGGATCAGAAGAAAGAAGTCGACGGAGGAGGAAAAGGAGCAGGGGCTGTCGTGGTGGCGGTCGATGCAGCTCAGAGCGAGACGAGGGCCTCCAGGTTGCAGACCCAGCATCCGGTAGCCTCCATCCAGGTCGTGCCCCGTGGCGCCGCCACTCCGGCCACCCCCGCCGACGCCTACCAACCCACACTGACCCCGTCGCAG GTGGGTTTGGCGTCGCTGAATTCCAGAGCGTACACCAATAGGATatccctcctcctcttcgtcctccACCTGCTGGTGGCCGCCGCCGCCGTATGCTTCTTCTGCTTCAAGGGCGTCGAAGGAGTCCTCGATTTCAACTCGGAAAAGGCTCGGAAGGAGCGCCACGTGCTCAAGTTCTGGCTCCCGCCCATCGAGGGCGCCTCCGTCCTCAGCATCATCCTCGCCTTCGCGTGGCAGAAGGCCATCCGGTCATGGCCCTCCGTGATGGTCTCCTTCATCCTCTGGGCCTGCTTCTTCTCTACCATGGCTGCCGGCATCCTGCTCCTCTGCTTCTCCCTCCCGGCGACGGACGGTCTCGGCGTCGCCCTCATCGCCTTCTCGATTGGCGCCGGTCTGTACGCGTGCTGGGTCACCCGCCGCATCCCCTTCGCTGGAAAGGTCTTCGCCCTCGCCCTCCGGCCGGCGACCAAGTTCCCAGATCTCAATGGTCCGGCCTATCTCATGATGGGCGTAGGCTTCCTTTGGATCTCGGCTTGGTGCTTTGCAGTGATCGGAGCGCTCAACTTCTACTATCCACCGCTGACCATCCTCCTTTTGGTGCTGAGCCTTGCTTGGACAGCGGAGGTGATGCGCAATGTAGCCAATTTGACAGTGAGTCGGGTTATTGCCCTGTACTACCTCAGGGGGATGCAGTCCAATACTCAGTTCAGCTTCCAGCGAGCCACCACCATTAATCTCGGCAGCGCTTGCCTCGGGTCGCTCTTCGTGCCCTCCATCGAGGCGCTACGCATCATTGCCCGCGGCCTCAACTTGCTGGAGGGAGAGGATGAGTTCTTGTTCTCGTGTGCGCACTGCTGTCTTCGGGTCATGGAGTCCATCTTCCGCTACGGCAACAGCTGGGCGTTCGTCCAT ATAGCGGCGTACGGGAGGGGGTTCGTGGCGGCGTCGCAGAGCACATGGGGGCTGTTCGAGAGGCACAAGATGGAGGAGCTGGTGGACTCGGACATCACCAGTGCCGTGTGCTTCTTGACGGGGGTCACCAGCGGCGCCCTCTCCCTCATCTTCGCTGCTTCCTGGACCTTCTCCTCCCACAAGCACTACACGGCCACCGTCTCCCTCCTCGCCTTCTTCGTGGGATATCTCATG ACGAGGATCGGCATGGCGTTGCCGCATGCGTGCGTCGCGTGCTACTTCGTTTGCTACGCCGAGAACCCGAGCCCGAGGCTGTTCGACGACACCATCCCTGCCCGGCTCAACCAGATCCAGTCCGACAGTGAGGGGTTCGTGCCGACGCCACGGTTCCCCCGGCGTCACCCTACAACCTAA
- the LOC135618948 gene encoding large ribosomal subunit protein uL1c-like, with translation MAGVVNPSILSPPTVLSSQKPTASRCLPSLRPFSSSAYPSLALLNLHLHPLAKPCLPIIPRKFDAPIIRPEASDVAAAEAYLAADEAASDSAVATASPQPKIKTGKAALPLKRDRTRSKRFLEIQKLRENKKEYDVPTAISLLKGTANTKFVESAEAHFRLNIDPKYNDQQLRATVNLPKGTGQTIKVAVLSQGERIDEAKNAGADIVGGEELIEQIKGGFMDFDKLIASPDMMPKVASLGKLLGPRGLMPNPKAGTVTTDISQAIQEFKKGKVEYRVDKTGIVHLAFGQVNFTDEDLIINLMAAVRSVETNKPSGAKGVYWKSAHICSSMGPSVRLNIREMLDYKPPEV, from the exons ATGGCCGGCGTCGTTAACCCATCCATCCTCTCCCCACCCACCGTTCTCTCCTCCCAAAAGCCCACCGCTTCTCGCTGCCTCCCTTCTCTccgccccttctcctcctccgcttACCCTTCTTTGGCTCTCCTCAATCTTCATCTTCATCCCCTTGCAAAACCCTGCCTCCCTATCATCCCCAGAAAGTTCGATGCTCCCATCATCCGCCCTGAGGCGTCAGACGTAGCTGCCGCGGAGGCTTATCTCGCCGCAGATGAAGCCGCCAGCGACTCGGCCGTCGCCACGGCATCTCCGCAACCCAAGATCAAAACGGGGAAGGCCGCGTTGCCACTCAAGAGGGACAGG ACGAGGTCGAAGCGGTTCTTGGAGATACAGAAACTGAGGGAGAACAAAAAGGAGTATGATGTGCCTACGGCGATCTCGCTTCTTAAAGGAACGGCAAACACGAAATTCGTGGAGTCGGCGGAGGCCCATTTCCGCCTCAACATCGATCCCAAGTACAACGACCAGCAGCTGAGGGCCACG GTGAATTTGCCAAAGGGTACTGGGCAGACTATTAAAGTGGCTGTGCTATCTCAag GTGAAAGAATCGATGAAGCAAAAAATGCAGGAGCTGATATAGTTGGTGGGGAAGAACTAATAGAACAAATAAAAGGCGGATTTatggattttgataagttaattgCTTCTCCAGATATGATGCCCAAG GTTGCTAGTTTGGGGAAACTTTTAGGACCACGTGGACTTATGCCTAACCCAAAAGCTGGTACAGTTACCACAGATATATCTCAG GCTATTCAAGAGTTTAAAAAAGGTAAAGTTGAATACCGAGTGGATAAGACTGGGATTGTGCACTTGGCTTTTGGGCAGGTCAATTTTACTGATGAAGACCTGATCATCAATCTGATGGCTGCAGTT AGATCAGTAGAAACAAACAAGCCTTCTGGTGCCAAAGGAGTATACTGGAAAAGTGCACATATCTGTTCATCAATGGGACCTTCAGTTCGGTTAAACATCAGAGAAATGCTTGACTACAAACCCCCTGAGGTATAG